The Acidovorax sp. RAC01 genomic sequence TTGGTCGGACTGGTCAAGGCGGGCAAGAGACTGTCCAGTGGTTTCGTTTCCCCTTACTTGGGCAAGTCCAGCACGCCGCAGCTTATTCGCGTGGCCGAAGAAACCGGACAACTTGACGCGACGCTGCTGGGGCTGGCCGACCGCTACGAAGATGAGGGGCGCCGGACGATGGGGCGTGTGCTTGCCGCCATGGAGCCGTTGATCATCATCGTTCTCGGTGCGTTGGTTGCATTTATTATCATCGCCATCCTGGGTGGCGTGCTGTCGATTAACGACACCATTTGAAATATTGGTTGATTTTCAAATTATATTGCCATGAATATTACAAAAATTTTCTCGAGAAATAATGCTGCCCATCGGCGCCAAAATGGTTTTACGTTGATCGAATTGCTGGTGGTTCTGGTGATTCTGACGCTGCTTGCGGGGTTGGTGGGGCCGAAAGTGCTTGATCAATTGGGTGGAGCAAAGTCCAAGACTGCGCGGATCCAGATTTCTGAAATTGAACAAAGCCTGGATCTGTTCAAGCTGGACGTGGGGCGTTATCCCAACGACGCGGAAGGATTACGCGGGCTGGTTGAGCGTCCTGCCACTGCTCAGGGCTGGACGGGTCCTTATCTCAAGAAGGGCTTGCCCACGGATCCATGGGGCGCTTCGTATCTCTATAAGAACCCAGGCCGCAATGGCGGCCCCGACGTGTTTTCGCTGGGGGCTGACGCAAAGCCGGGTGGAGACGGAGAGAACGCCGATGTCTATAACTGACGCGCGCGCTGCGTGTCAGATTTCTGCCGGGTGAAGAATCTCTAATGAGAAGGTTTGTTCGCGTCCATGGCGCGCACTCCCCGGCGGATGGCTTCACCCTGCTGGAACTCCTGGTTGTGATGGCTGTCGCGGCCGTCGCCATTTCGGTCGCAGGGTTGGGAGGGCAGGCTTATCTGGAGCGATCCCGTTACCACCAGACGGTGCGAGATATCGCTGGACAACTCCGGCAGGCCAGAGCGCTCAGTGTTCAAGAGGGGCGGCCAGTTGCCGTGTCCTACCAGCCCGAAGCCCGTCGGTTGCTTGTCGGTGAACAACGGTTCCTCGAAATACCCGCTTCGCTTGCCGTGAAATGGGATGTTGCGGAGCGCAGCCCATCGACGCGGCCTGGAGCGGCAGATCCCATTTTCGTATTCAATGCGGACGGGGGTGCCCGGGGAGGCCGGCTGATCGTTTTGCGCGGTGCGCAGGGTGCTGAGTTTCGGGTGAACTGGCTGTTGGGAACGGTCGAGCAAATTCCCGTAGCGGCTGCGTCATGACTGCGATCGCATATGTCAGGCATGTGCTGCGCTGGTTTTGCGAAGGGCACGGCAGTGCGTCGCAGAAAAAAAGGCAATGGCAATCCGGATTCAGCCTGCTGGAGGCGCTGGTGGCCATGTCGATCGCATCCATCGCCTTGGCCAGTCTCTACAGGACTGTGGGCCAAAGCTCCAAAGTGACAATGGACGTCGAGTCGCGGATCGAGGCAGCCTTGGTGGCCCGGTCAGCATTGGCGGGTACCACCTTCGCGGAAGACGCCGAGCGCCAGCCCCAGGGCGCCGCGGGCGATTGGCATTGGCGCTTGATCCTGCAGCCTGAGCAGATTCCTCTGAGGATGGCGGACGGTCGATCTGTGCCAGGCAAGCCGCTGCGTGCTGCCATGGTGACTGTGGAAGTCGCGCGGGGTGCGAACGGCCCAGTGGTGATGCGATGGACCACGTGGAAACCTTACCGGGCAGCTTCATGAGCAGCGCAGCCATGAAAAACGCGCGCGGGTTCACCCTGCTCGAACTGCTCATTGCTCTTGCCGTGACGGCAGCTGTCGTTGCCCTGATGTTCGCGGGCTTCGGCACGATTGGTCGCTCTGAGGAGCGCAATCAGCGCGTCATGGAGCGGTCCGAGCGCATGCTTGTGGTCAGCCAGTGGTTGGGTCGCAAGTTTGATGCCTTGCGCTTGCTCAGTCGGCGCGACGGGGCTGTGTTCGTCAGCTTCTTCAGTGGCAACGCCGCTGGTGCCATCTGGGTTGCTCCGCTGCCCGAGCGCGGAGACGGGGGGGGGCTTCACGTCTTTCGTGCGACGCCTTTGCGGCATGAATCCGGCCGTATCGATCTCTCGATAGAGGCCGTTCCCTATCAGGGCGCGCTGATGACCCTGGACTGGGCAGGGGCGCTGCGGGAAACGCTATTGCAAGATGTCCGCACCCTGCAATGGCATTACCAGGACGGGCAGACGGGCCAGTGGGTGCAGCAATGGGACGCATCCAGAGCTGGCTATCCTGCACGGGTTCGTTTGGAGATTGCTGATGAGCGTGGCCAGTGGCCCCCTCTCGTCTTCTCCCTTGCGAGGGCCCGATGATGCAACGGTATGCAAATGGGCCTTGGATCCGGCGCACGGGCAGCGGGGCTGCCCTGATCATGGTGCTGTGGCTTGTGGCTGCGTTATCACTGGTGGTAGCTGCAGGAGCCCGGGGTGTGCGGCAGCAAACGCAACGCACGGCTCTGGATCTCGAGCGCCTGCGTTCCGAGTCGTTGCTGGATGCTGCCGTCCAGCTGGTAGCCCAGCGGCTGAACTCCGAGAAAGGCCAGCCGATTGGCTACAAGATGCAACGTATGAACCTCGGGAAAAGCGAGATCTGGGTGGAGGTGACGCCATCCGGCGGTCTGGTGGATGTCAATGTCGCTAGCGAGGGCCTGCTTCGGACACTATTCCAGAGAGCCGGCGCCATGTCTGCCGGTGAGGCTGCAATCCTTACTTCTCGTGTTCAGGACTACATTGATCCCGACGATACTCCTGGTGGTGTCGGAGGCGCTGAAGCCGCGCAATACCGTGCCGCTGGCTGGCCCTCACTGCCGCGCAATGGCGCGCTTGAAGATCGCTCGGAGCTCAAGTCGGTGTTCGGGATGACGTCTGAGCTCTATGAGATAATCGCTCCCCACCTGGGAATCAACGGGCAGCAGCGTATCGAGGTTGATTCTGCGCCTCCAGCGCTAATTGACGCCTTGACAGGGCAGCAGGGGCTTGGGGCGCGCCTCCAAAACTCTCCACCAGAAATGCGTGCTGGCGTGCTTCTTTCCGGAGCCGCGGCAGAGTTCTTTTCGCCAGTCCAGTCATCAGGCTCGCAGACGATGCGGCTTCGGGCCTTTTTGCAAGCGGACGGTGACCGATGGTGGCTGCGTGAAGTGTGGGTCGATCTTAGCGAACGCCCGGATGCGCTCACGCCTTGGACAACGCTCTCCATCGAGCCAACACGCCGCTTTCAAAAGGCGGAACAGGAACTTATCCCATGACAGTTTGGAGGCAGCTGGCTGTTCGTTTGCAAGCAACGCTTGATCGGCTCCTGTGGGGGCTGTGCGACCTCAGGCGCGTGTTTTCCGAACGCGGATTGTGGCCCGCTAGTTCCTGTGTGGCTACCGGCGTCGATGGACAGCGATGGAGAGTGACCGGCGAACTGCTGCGCAAGGAAGTGGGCAAGCGCGAGGCAGCAGGTGTGCTGGTTCCCGAGGCAGAGTGCCTGTGGGGGACGGTACAGATTCCGTCCATGCCTGCCAAGGCGCTCGACGGTGCTGTGCAGGAAGCCTTATGGCGTGTCTCGCCGCTGCCGCCGGACCAAATACTTGCGGCCTGGCGTGTTGAGCCATCAACGGGCGACGGATGGGTCGTCCACTGGGGAATGTGCCGCCGCAGCGTCTCTGAACAATTACTTGCGCAGCATGGTTTGCGTGAGGGCGCTGCCGTGTTTCTGCCAAGGCAGGGGCGGGCTTTTGCCGTCCGAAGCCAGACGTGGCGGAGTGCGGTCAAACGCCAGCGTTGGATGGATGCAGCAGCCGTCGTGCTGCTTGCGCTGGTGGCGATTGCGTTGTCGCTGCCCGCGCTGATGCCGCTGGTCCTCAAGCGTCAAGCTGTTGTGCTCGCTGTGCAGCATGTCGACATGCTGGCACCTCAGGCCGCGCCTTTACGCCAGAACATGGACGAATTGCGTCGCCAGGCTGGTATCGCGGAAGATCTGCGCAAGAACATCGCAATGGATCTCCCTTTGGCCAGCGTGGTGGAAGCCCTCTCGGAAGCGCTGCCTGTTGATACATGGCTCGATCGCATCGAGATCAGCGGTACTGAAATCCGTATCTCCGGCCTGACATCCAATGCGACGGATCTCATTGCCCATCTCGGTCGCCAGCCCGGATTCGCTGACGTGCGTGCTACCGCTGCCAACGTGCGGGACGGTACCTTGAACAAGGAGCGCTTCGCATTCGAAATGCGGTGGCGGAGCGAGGGAGCCAAACCATGAGGTCTAACATCTGGTTGCGCAACGCCGCTGCGACGCTACTGCTATTATTTTTACTGGCAACCGTGGGCGCTGCTGTCACGTATCGCATGCTTTGGGTCCGTTACGAGAGTGCACTGGGGCAGCTTGAGCCGCGCAGCGAACGCTTGGAAGGCGTGGTCAATGCTGGGACTGAAATCAAAGGTTTGCTGGACGCAGCCAACAGCGCTGTCGCACCTTGGCTGCACCCGTCGGGAGATGCCGCACAGAACGAAGTGCAGCAGCAGCTTCGCAAGATCATCATGGACTCCGGCAGCACTCTGGTGTCGTCGCAGTTTGCGCTGGAGCCTGGCGCTGACGGAAAGCTGGCCCGTATTCGGCTCACTGCAACGGTGACCGGGGAGTGGGCCAAGCTGGTGAAGTTTATGGAAAGTCTCCAGGTTCACCGCCCTCCCTTCTGGGTTCGTACCGTCAACATCACCCGCGAAGGTGGAGTGTCCGGTCCAGGACCACAAACTGCCCGTCTGACTGTGCAGCTTGAAGCGCCGCTGGCACCCGAGAAAGCCACGCAATGATCAAGCCTTGGCACCTTTTCCCTGCATTGGCCGCCTGCGCGCTGGCCGCAAGCGGCTACTGGTGGTTGGCAGAAAAGGACCGATGGACGCCACCATTACCGCGCAAACCTGACCTGCCAAAGGTGGAGCCGCTGCAGCAGCACGCACGTGTGCAGGCCCGACAGGCGCTGGAGCGTCCCGTCTTTTGGTCTTCGCGGCGGCCGATCGCCGTGGAGGAAAAGAAGAACAGCATGTCCAATGAGCTGATGCAAGCTCGACTTACAGCTGTGCTGGAGTCGGGCCGAGAGAGCGTGGCGATACTGCAGCGCGCCGATGGCACTACCCTCAAGATCACCGCGCAAAGCAGTCCTTGGCGCATCGAGACGTTTGACGGCCGCAAGGCAACTTTCGTGTCTGCAGACAATGAACGCGTGGACCGCCCTCTTGAAGCAGGGACTGCCGCCATGAGCAAAAAGCCGCTCCCCGGCGGCCCCGCCCCAGACCTTGCAAGCAACCCTCCGGCACGCCAGTAGCGGCATGCTGCAGCAGCGCACCCCAACATTGTGGAGTTACACCCTATGAATATCCGGCCATCGATTCTCGTGCTAGCTTTGCTGGCGTCGGGTTGCGCCAGCACGCAGGGAGGGCCTGCGCCAGATGCCTCTGCAGGAGCCCCATCAGCCGCCGCAACTGCGCCACCTCCCCCGGCAGCCTTTGCTACGGCGAGCAGGGAAACGGCGGCTACCCCACCTACGCTAACGGCACAACAGAACGCCGGCAACCCGCTGCCAACTGCCAAAGCAGAGGCTCTGAAAACCCCCGAGACCCGCGCTGCCGGAGGCTCAAAGCTTTTCCCCGGGAGCGACAACCTCTTCAAGAGCGACAAAGCACCGCGGTTAGACCCGGTGCTGGCACAGGGTGACAAGGTTGCGCTGAATTTTGAGAACGTGACGGTGGGTAACCTGGCAACGGCATTGCTGGGTGACCTGCTCAAGCTCAACTACACCATTGATGCCGGTGGCGATACGGTGGTGAGTCTTCACACCCGTCAGCCCCTGCTGCGCAGCCAGGTGCTGGATGTGCTGGATGCCGTGCTGCTACCGCATGATCTGGCCATCGTGCGCGACAACGCAGGCGTCTACCACGTGACCAAGCGTACCGTCACTCTCGGGGCCCGCCCTGTGCTGGGGGCGGCCAACTTCAAGGACCTTTCCGGTTCTGGCACCGTCATCGTGCCTCTGAACCACATCGCTGCTGCCGAGATGGCCAAGATTCTTGCGCCCATTGCGCCGCGCGAGTCGATTGTCTACGTAGACAGCACACGCAACCTGCTGGTGCTGCAGGGCAGCAAGGCCCAGCTGGGCGGGTGGCTGGAGATGGTCGAGTCGTTTGACGTGGACTTCCTTTCCGGCATGTCCCTCGGCGTGTTCGTGCTGGAAAACGCCAACGTGAACGTGGTGCGCGATGCAATGCAGGCTCTGCTGGGCTCCGCCGATGCCCCGGGCGCGGGTGGCACTGGTGCGGCGCCCGCTGCAGGGGTCCGCAGTAGCGGGCAGGGGGGGGCGGCAGCCGCCACTGCTGCGTCAGCCGGTGCATCGCAATCTACCGGGCCTCTTGGGGGGCTGATACGCGTGTTCCCGGTCGAGCGCCTTAACGCACTGGTGGTGGTAACACCCCGAGCCCACCTGCTCACCCAGGTCGAAACGTGGGTGCGGCGCCTCGATCGCCCTACCGACTCGCTGGAAGCAAGCCTTTTTGTGTACCCGGTTCAAAACGGGTCTGCGCTGCAGCTGGCGGAAATGCTCAATGGTCTGTTTGGGGGGGCATCTGAACAGGGCAGGGCGGGGGTGGCTGCG encodes the following:
- a CDS encoding GspH/FimT family pseudopilin, with protein sequence MRRFVRVHGAHSPADGFTLLELLVVMAVAAVAISVAGLGGQAYLERSRYHQTVRDIAGQLRQARALSVQEGRPVAVSYQPEARRLLVGEQRFLEIPASLAVKWDVAERSPSTRPGAADPIFVFNADGGARGGRLIVLRGAQGAEFRVNWLLGTVEQIPVAAAS
- the gspM gene encoding type II secretion system protein GspM, whose protein sequence is MRSNIWLRNAAATLLLLFLLATVGAAVTYRMLWVRYESALGQLEPRSERLEGVVNAGTEIKGLLDAANSAVAPWLHPSGDAAQNEVQQQLRKIIMDSGSTLVSSQFALEPGADGKLARIRLTATVTGEWAKLVKFMESLQVHRPPFWVRTVNITREGGVSGPGPQTARLTVQLEAPLAPEKATQ
- a CDS encoding type IV pilus modification PilV family protein, producing the protein MTAIAYVRHVLRWFCEGHGSASQKKRQWQSGFSLLEALVAMSIASIALASLYRTVGQSSKVTMDVESRIEAALVARSALAGTTFAEDAERQPQGAAGDWHWRLILQPEQIPLRMADGRSVPGKPLRAAMVTVEVARGANGPVVMRWTTWKPYRAAS
- the gspG gene encoding type II secretion system major pseudopilin GspG, with the translated sequence MNITKIFSRNNAAHRRQNGFTLIELLVVLVILTLLAGLVGPKVLDQLGGAKSKTARIQISEIEQSLDLFKLDVGRYPNDAEGLRGLVERPATAQGWTGPYLKKGLPTDPWGASYLYKNPGRNGGPDVFSLGADAKPGGDGENADVYN
- the gspD gene encoding type II secretion system secretin GspD; translated protein: MNIRPSILVLALLASGCASTQGGPAPDASAGAPSAAATAPPPPAAFATASRETAATPPTLTAQQNAGNPLPTAKAEALKTPETRAAGGSKLFPGSDNLFKSDKAPRLDPVLAQGDKVALNFENVTVGNLATALLGDLLKLNYTIDAGGDTVVSLHTRQPLLRSQVLDVLDAVLLPHDLAIVRDNAGVYHVTKRTVTLGARPVLGAANFKDLSGSGTVIVPLNHIAAAEMAKILAPIAPRESIVYVDSTRNLLVLQGSKAQLGGWLEMVESFDVDFLSGMSLGVFVLENANVNVVRDAMQALLGSADAPGAGGTGAAPAAGVRSSGQGGAAAATAASAGASQSTGPLGGLIRVFPVERLNALVVVTPRAHLLTQVETWVRRLDRPTDSLEASLFVYPVQNGSALQLAEMLNGLFGGASEQGRAGVAAGSAPTQFGQNASGSGSSGGSVIGSNPFGGAGTVSRMGTGTGSANTGSFGSGGLQPSAGANRTSPNSASLTSTSQLDGNVRVVADEKRNALLIRAPRTEYRRIEQALRELDKAPSQVLIEASIVEVSLTGNLQYGVEWFVQNNLSRGRDGQALLNFNQTGDIGPKQPGFSYSILNKAGVVRATLNALAENSQVRLLSSPSVMVLNNHNATIQVGQQQPIKSSTSVTTGNLVTESIIYKDTGVMLSVTPSVNAGGLITLDISQQVTDVGDLDTATGQRAFLTRQIQTRVAVRSGEPIVLGGLIRENDTTGRSGVPLLSALPVVGALFGNNTSNNNRTELLVLMTPRALEDDDALRSASAEMRQRMRAMSAQSFPLLERDIAVPELPR
- a CDS encoding prepilin-type N-terminal cleavage/methylation domain-containing protein is translated as MDHVETLPGSFMSSAAMKNARGFTLLELLIALAVTAAVVALMFAGFGTIGRSEERNQRVMERSERMLVVSQWLGRKFDALRLLSRRDGAVFVSFFSGNAAGAIWVAPLPERGDGGGLHVFRATPLRHESGRIDLSIEAVPYQGALMTLDWAGALRETLLQDVRTLQWHYQDGQTGQWVQQWDASRAGYPARVRLEIADERGQWPPLVFSLARAR
- a CDS encoding general secretion pathway protein GspK, giving the protein MVLWLVAALSLVVAAGARGVRQQTQRTALDLERLRSESLLDAAVQLVAQRLNSEKGQPIGYKMQRMNLGKSEIWVEVTPSGGLVDVNVASEGLLRTLFQRAGAMSAGEAAILTSRVQDYIDPDDTPGGVGGAEAAQYRAAGWPSLPRNGALEDRSELKSVFGMTSELYEIIAPHLGINGQQRIEVDSAPPALIDALTGQQGLGARLQNSPPEMRAGVLLSGAAAEFFSPVQSSGSQTMRLRAFLQADGDRWWLREVWVDLSERPDALTPWTTLSIEPTRRFQKAEQELIP
- a CDS encoding PilN domain-containing protein; its protein translation is MTGELLRKEVGKREAAGVLVPEAECLWGTVQIPSMPAKALDGAVQEALWRVSPLPPDQILAAWRVEPSTGDGWVVHWGMCRRSVSEQLLAQHGLREGAAVFLPRQGRAFAVRSQTWRSAVKRQRWMDAAAVVLLALVAIALSLPALMPLVLKRQAVVLAVQHVDMLAPQAAPLRQNMDELRRQAGIAEDLRKNIAMDLPLASVVEALSEALPVDTWLDRIEISGTEIRISGLTSNATDLIAHLGRQPGFADVRATAANVRDGTLNKERFAFEMRWRSEGAKP